From the Actinomycetota bacterium genome, one window contains:
- a CDS encoding type 1 glutamine amidotransferase domain-containing protein, with protein sequence MRLSGKRILILCGPDYEDMELHYPRYRLIEEGADVVVAGIGEATYKGKKGYPIAVDAQVSDLAARDFDAVIIPGGYAPDHMRRSEALLSLVREINDEGKTVAAICHAPWVAISAGILKGKRMTCVPAIKDDVMNAGADYVDAPVVVDRNLVTSRRPEDLPLFLPAVIEAIANQDA encoded by the coding sequence ATGCGGTTGAGCGGAAAGCGCATCCTGATCCTGTGCGGACCCGATTACGAGGATATGGAGCTCCACTACCCCCGCTACCGGCTGATAGAAGAAGGAGCCGACGTCGTCGTCGCCGGCATCGGCGAGGCGACCTACAAGGGGAAGAAGGGTTACCCGATCGCCGTGGATGCCCAGGTTTCCGACCTCGCCGCGCGGGACTTCGATGCCGTGATCATCCCCGGCGGGTACGCCCCGGACCACATGCGCCGCTCCGAGGCGCTCCTTTCCCTCGTGCGCGAGATCAACGATGAGGGGAAGACGGTTGCGGCGATCTGCCACGCCCCCTGGGTGGCGATCTCGGCCGGGATCCTGAAGGGCAAGCGCATGACGTGCGTGCCGGCGATCAAGGATGACGTGATGAATGCGGGCGCCGACTACGTGGACGCGCCGGTCGTCGTGGACCGAAACCTCGTGACGAGCCGCCGCCCTGAGGACCTCCCTCTCTTCCTTCCGGCCGTGATCGAAGCCATCGCGAACCAGGACGCCTGA
- a CDS encoding DNA-formamidopyrimidine glycosylase family protein: MPEGDTIAKVADTLHRALAGHVIIRSDFRVPALATADLAGQTITEVASRGKHLLMRTDAGLTVHTHLRMDGAWRLLPAGRRPRGPRDAIRMVIETGSCTAVGSELGIVELIATAEEGRVVGHLGPDLLGENWDGAEALRRLRADPARRLADALLDQTVMAGLGNVYKSEICFLRGVDPATPVGEVDLDGIVALARRLLLANRATGNQVTTGDPRRGRRHWVYGRVGEPCRRCGTSVRRRIEPGEGAAEGAGERVTYWCPSCQPGPGVRKADRSQQPRSGRGSSPRGRSLQPRR, encoded by the coding sequence ATGCCGGAGGGCGACACCATCGCGAAAGTGGCCGACACGCTCCACCGAGCGCTCGCCGGTCACGTGATCATCCGAAGCGATTTCCGCGTCCCCGCCCTCGCGACCGCCGACCTCGCCGGCCAGACGATCACCGAGGTGGCCAGCCGCGGCAAGCATCTATTGATGCGAACCGACGCCGGCCTGACCGTCCACACGCACCTGAGGATGGATGGCGCCTGGAGGCTCTTGCCCGCCGGCCGCCGCCCTCGCGGCCCGCGGGACGCGATCCGCATGGTGATCGAGACGGGCTCCTGCACCGCCGTCGGCTCGGAACTCGGCATCGTCGAGCTCATCGCCACCGCCGAGGAGGGGCGGGTTGTCGGTCACCTCGGACCCGACCTGCTCGGCGAGAACTGGGACGGTGCCGAGGCGCTTCGCCGGCTCCGCGCCGACCCCGCTCGTCGCCTCGCCGACGCGCTCCTGGATCAGACGGTGATGGCCGGCCTGGGCAACGTCTACAAATCCGAGATCTGCTTCTTGCGCGGCGTGGACCCCGCCACGCCTGTGGGTGAGGTGGACCTCGACGGCATCGTGGCGCTGGCTCGGCGGCTGCTGCTCGCGAACCGAGCCACCGGCAACCAGGTCACCACGGGCGACCCGCGCCGGGGCAGGCGCCATTGGGTCTACGGGCGGGTAGGGGAGCCCTGCCGTCGCTGTGGCACCTCGGTTCGCCGCAGGATCGAGCCCGGCGAAGGAGCCGCCGAGGGAGCGGGGGAGCGGGTGACCTACTGGTGCCCGAGCTGTCAGCCGGGGCCGGGCGTCAGGAAAGCAGATAGGTCGCAGCAGCCTCGAAGCGGCAGGGGCTCGTCCCCGAGGGGGCGCAGCCTCCAACCCAGGCGGTAA
- a CDS encoding DUF5667 domain-containing protein: protein MKKPTRDEQAFAELLEGMQTEAPRQLARMAALADALQHARPTMGPAPAFRNALRNRLVAETAVRRPWFEGVRAGWIERNARMRRSFRFVFANAVAAAMLLAGGSIMAVAQDSVPGDWDYFAKRLHEDARLLVTRAPEPRADLQMQLARTRLNEVRELISRSETNVEHYTTALNDMDFRTLDATKLLIGVYGDTSDRIPLDRLIKFAVAQRQGLEVLVDRLPAGARPQARDSIDILERVSERVTGIMGGCLCPANPLLPGQNPPAVGDDGTGTAGPQAPLCPCSDFRGEEPTDEDPGAIGDPNDPSTTPPPTTPPTEDPDAPIDLPELPVVGDDADDLVNGLIDELLEPLEPIVGPSPLPTISLTPLPLDLGS from the coding sequence ATGAAGAAACCCACGAGAGACGAACAGGCGTTCGCCGAGCTGCTGGAAGGTATGCAGACCGAGGCACCGCGGCAGCTTGCCCGCATGGCGGCCTTGGCCGACGCCCTCCAGCACGCCAGACCCACGATGGGCCCGGCGCCCGCGTTCCGCAACGCCCTGCGTAACCGGCTCGTTGCAGAGACCGCCGTGCGACGCCCCTGGTTCGAGGGCGTCCGCGCCGGTTGGATCGAGCGGAACGCGCGGATGCGGCGTTCCTTCCGCTTCGTGTTCGCAAACGCGGTCGCGGCTGCGATGCTGCTCGCCGGCGGCTCGATCATGGCGGTGGCTCAGGACTCGGTTCCCGGCGACTGGGACTACTTCGCCAAGCGCCTCCATGAGGACGCTCGGCTTTTGGTGACCCGCGCGCCCGAGCCGCGCGCCGACCTCCAGATGCAGCTCGCACGAACGCGGCTCAACGAGGTCCGCGAGCTGATCAGCCGGTCGGAAACGAACGTCGAGCATTACACGACGGCGCTCAACGACATGGACTTCCGCACGCTTGACGCGACCAAGCTCCTCATCGGCGTGTACGGCGACACGTCCGACCGGATCCCATTGGACCGGCTGATCAAGTTCGCCGTCGCTCAGCGTCAGGGCCTCGAGGTGCTCGTCGACAGGCTGCCGGCCGGCGCCCGGCCTCAGGCGCGTGACTCCATAGACATCCTGGAGCGGGTGTCCGAGCGGGTCACCGGGATCATGGGCGGATGCCTGTGCCCGGCGAACCCCCTGCTCCCAGGCCAGAATCCGCCGGCAGTCGGCGACGACGGAACCGGCACGGCCGGCCCGCAAGCCCCGCTGTGCCCATGCTCCGACTTCCGCGGGGAGGAGCCCACCGACGAAGACCCAGGCGCCATAGGCGATCCGAACGACCCCAGTACGACGCCCCCGCCGACGACTCCGCCGACGGAAGACCCGGACGCGCCGATCGATCTCCCGGAACTCCCGGTGGTAGGGGACGACGCCGACGATCTCGTCAACGGCCTCATCGACGAATTGCTCGAGCCGCTCGAACCGATCGTCGGCCCTTCTCCGTTGCCGACGATCTCGCTGACTCCGCTCCCTCTCGATCTCGGCAGCTAA
- a CDS encoding peroxiredoxin-like family protein, with product MHCRYHASQLRRHEEEIREKGAEIVAVGTGDARYARSFIDDERIGFPVLLDEAGEAAEIASLRNGRWYELAGPKTAAGVLKATAAGKRQHRLGKRPKQLGATFVIGPGDVIRYQHMDGNVSDHAPFEEIMAALNKGDA from the coding sequence CTGCATTGCCGGTACCACGCCTCGCAGTTGCGCAGGCACGAGGAAGAGATCAGAGAGAAAGGGGCGGAGATCGTTGCCGTCGGCACAGGGGACGCCCGCTACGCGCGCTCCTTCATCGACGATGAGAGGATCGGCTTCCCCGTCCTCCTCGATGAGGCCGGCGAGGCCGCGGAGATCGCGTCGCTCCGCAACGGACGCTGGTACGAGCTCGCCGGGCCGAAGACCGCGGCCGGGGTCCTCAAGGCCACCGCCGCCGGGAAGCGCCAGCACCGGCTCGGCAAGCGCCCGAAGCAGCTCGGCGCGACGTTCGTGATCGGGCCCGGCGATGTGATCCGCTACCAGCACATGGACGGCAACGTTTCGGATCACGCGCCGTTCGAGGAGATAATGGCGGCACTGAACAAGGGGGACGCATGA
- a CDS encoding sugar phosphate isomerase/epimerase family protein: protein MLPLGQVFEAIGKAGFPGVEVMVTSERESQDPVALKALAEDFGVEVAAIHAPFLLLTRRVFSTDPLEKIKRSTELAQAAGAPIVVVHPAFHWQRSYVRWLRSELDEFQASEGITIAMENMFPVWIRGRGITAHATTGIEDMKKFGAVTLDTSHLAVSGIDIIRAYEELQDRVVHIHLSNNLGVGRDSHAPLRQGVLPIASFLERVGESGYSGSITLELDIRPWASNPLKLASVLRENREYCLEKLGASAGK, encoded by the coding sequence ATGCTGCCGCTCGGCCAGGTCTTCGAGGCCATCGGCAAGGCAGGCTTTCCTGGGGTCGAGGTCATGGTCACCAGTGAACGGGAGAGCCAGGATCCCGTCGCGCTCAAGGCGCTGGCGGAAGACTTCGGCGTCGAGGTCGCCGCGATACACGCCCCCTTCCTCCTCCTCACGAGGCGCGTCTTCTCAACCGATCCCCTCGAGAAGATCAAGCGCTCAACGGAACTCGCACAAGCGGCCGGAGCGCCGATCGTGGTCGTGCATCCCGCGTTCCACTGGCAGCGGAGCTACGTGCGGTGGCTCCGTTCAGAGCTCGACGAATTCCAGGCATCTGAAGGCATCACGATCGCCATGGAAAACATGTTTCCCGTTTGGATCCGCGGGCGCGGCATCACCGCCCACGCGACGACCGGGATCGAGGACATGAAGAAGTTCGGTGCGGTCACGCTCGACACCAGCCACCTGGCTGTGAGCGGGATCGATATCATCCGCGCCTACGAGGAGCTCCAGGACCGCGTGGTGCACATCCATCTTTCGAACAACCTCGGAGTCGGCAGGGACTCGCACGCCCCACTCAGACAGGGCGTGCTGCCGATCGCTTCGTTCCTCGAGCGGGTCGGCGAGAGCGGATACTCGGGTTCGATCACGCTCGAGCTCGACATACGCCCGTGGGCCTCGAACCCGCTCAAGCTCGCGTCGGTCCTCCGCGAGAACCGCGAGTACTGCCTTGAGAAGCTGGGCGCTTCTGCCGGAAAGTGA
- a CDS encoding DEAD/DEAH box helicase yields MNPQSSFSPPVRAWFDATFAEPTPAQSEAWGAIASGENALVVAPTGSGKTLAAFLWSLDRLLTGPEPESNERRLRVLYVSPLKALAVDVERNLRAPLTGITRQAERTDAKLREVQVAIRTGDTPADDRRRFAKHPPDILITTPESLFLILTSQAREALRSVETVIVDEVHAIAGNKRGAHLALSLERLDELLDRPAQRVGLSATVRPAEEIARFLGGGRPVRVVQPKQEKSWDLRIEVPIEDMAALGRQTEDFKPGDVLSAVERTSIWPHVEQRISDLIAEHQSTIVFANSRRLSERLCGQINELNEEPVARAHHGSVAREQRMQIEEDLKAGRLKSVVATSSLELGIDMGAVDLVIQVEAPSSVAQGLQRIGRAGHHVGATSRGIVFPKYRGDLVPCTLVVQRMREGGIEAMRYPRNPLDVLAQQIVAMVAMDDWNVDTLEKVIRRAAPFEDLPRSSFEAILDMLSGRYPSDEFAELRPRLNWDRIDGRLTARPGAQRLAVTSGGTIPDRGLYGVFTASEKPTRVGELDEEMVYESRVGDVFVLGASSWRIEDITRDRVIVSPAPGVPGKMPFWHGDSIGRPVELGRALGAFTREIAAMKPAAAEEHLRDLGCDDNAARNLVQYLTEQREATGTLPDDRTIVVERFRDELGDWRVCIHSPFGARVHAPWAQAIETRVRERLGIEVQTMYTDDGIVVRLPEADETPAAGSIIIEPEEIEELVVGSVGSSALFAGRFRECAARALLLPRRRPGQRTPLWQQRQRSADLLQAASRYGSFPILLETYRECLQDVFDLPALQELLQAIERREIRVVEVDTAMPSPFASSLQFGYIAAFMYEGDAPLAERRAQALSLDRQVLAELLGTAELRELVDPGALADLELDLQRLSPERRIRDADDLHDALRVLGDLTEDEASARGATRAIIDAVERSRRALRVRVAGEERLIAAEDASRYRDALGVVPPAGVPEAFLEPVTDPLADLVARYARTHGPFLAVDAAGRLGLGVAVVEQTLRRLGSQSRVLEGAFRPMASGREWIDAEVLRVLRRRSLAAFRKEVEPVPPEALARFLPAWQDVGSDRRATVESVLTAVEQLQGVLVPASALERSILPARLSGYSPGLLDQLCASGEVVWAGAGALGPDDGWITLCLADQASLLIPPVAAADLSGTAVAVQDALRERGALFFRQIGEATRSSDDTEVVLALWELVWAGIATNDSLAALRALLAGGGVSRKPARRRGHRGPALPARLGPPTAAGRWSLLSAREPDTTVRLHAAARALLARHGVLTRGAVASERTQGGFAAVYPVLKAMEDAGRCRRGYFVEGLGGAQFALPGAVDRMRTTPAAAEPHAVVLAATDPANPYGAALGWPDSPAENGGHRAGRKAGASVVFVDGLPALYVEKGGRSLLAQTDDPAALGAAMTALAAAARAGTLGPLAIERVNGAPLVFDSPIGNEMTKAGFVRTPKGLRLRV; encoded by the coding sequence GTGAACCCCCAGTCGTCGTTTTCCCCACCCGTCCGGGCTTGGTTCGATGCGACCTTCGCCGAACCTACTCCGGCGCAATCCGAAGCCTGGGGTGCCATCGCTTCCGGCGAGAACGCGCTCGTCGTTGCGCCGACCGGCTCAGGCAAGACGCTCGCGGCCTTCCTATGGTCGCTCGACCGGCTCCTCACCGGGCCCGAGCCGGAAAGCAACGAGCGCCGCCTCCGGGTCCTCTACGTCTCGCCGCTCAAGGCGCTCGCCGTCGACGTCGAGCGCAACCTCCGGGCGCCGCTGACCGGGATCACCCGGCAGGCGGAGCGGACCGACGCGAAGCTCCGCGAGGTCCAGGTCGCGATCCGAACCGGCGACACGCCGGCCGACGACCGCCGCCGCTTCGCGAAGCACCCACCCGACATCCTCATCACCACACCGGAGTCGCTCTTCCTGATCCTCACCAGCCAGGCCCGAGAGGCCTTGCGCAGCGTCGAGACCGTCATCGTCGACGAGGTCCACGCGATCGCCGGCAACAAGCGCGGCGCGCATCTGGCGCTGTCGCTCGAACGCCTGGACGAGCTGCTAGACCGCCCGGCCCAGCGCGTCGGTCTGAGCGCGACCGTGCGCCCGGCCGAGGAGATCGCCCGGTTCCTCGGCGGCGGCCGCCCAGTCCGGGTCGTTCAGCCGAAGCAGGAGAAGAGCTGGGATCTCCGCATCGAGGTTCCCATCGAGGACATGGCCGCCCTCGGCCGCCAAACTGAAGACTTCAAGCCCGGTGACGTCCTGTCCGCCGTCGAGCGCACAAGCATCTGGCCGCACGTCGAGCAGCGCATCTCCGACCTGATCGCCGAACACCAGTCGACCATCGTGTTCGCGAACTCTCGCCGGCTGTCCGAGCGCCTGTGCGGGCAGATCAACGAGCTCAACGAAGAGCCCGTGGCACGTGCTCACCACGGCTCGGTCGCGCGCGAGCAGCGCATGCAGATCGAGGAGGACCTGAAAGCAGGGCGGCTCAAGTCCGTCGTGGCCACCAGCTCGCTCGAGCTCGGCATCGACATGGGCGCGGTGGATCTCGTGATCCAGGTCGAAGCGCCGTCGTCGGTCGCGCAGGGCTTGCAGCGGATCGGCCGCGCCGGCCACCACGTCGGCGCGACGAGCCGCGGCATCGTGTTCCCGAAGTATCGCGGCGACCTCGTCCCGTGCACGCTCGTCGTCCAACGGATGCGCGAAGGCGGGATCGAAGCGATGCGCTACCCGCGCAACCCGCTCGACGTGCTCGCGCAGCAGATCGTCGCGATGGTCGCGATGGACGACTGGAACGTCGACACGCTCGAGAAGGTGATCCGCCGCGCCGCGCCGTTCGAGGACCTGCCGCGGAGCTCGTTCGAGGCGATCCTCGACATGCTCTCCGGCCGCTATCCGTCCGACGAGTTCGCCGAGCTCCGTCCGCGCCTGAACTGGGACCGGATCGACGGACGGTTGACCGCGCGGCCGGGCGCGCAGCGGCTCGCCGTCACCTCGGGCGGGACGATCCCCGATCGCGGCCTCTACGGCGTGTTCACCGCGTCCGAGAAGCCGACCCGCGTCGGTGAGCTCGACGAAGAGATGGTCTACGAGTCGCGCGTCGGGGACGTGTTCGTGCTCGGCGCGTCCAGTTGGCGGATCGAGGACATCACGCGGGACCGCGTGATCGTTTCCCCGGCACCCGGCGTCCCCGGCAAGATGCCCTTCTGGCACGGCGACTCGATCGGTCGCCCGGTGGAGCTCGGTCGCGCCCTCGGCGCCTTCACGCGAGAGATCGCCGCGATGAAGCCGGCCGCAGCCGAGGAGCATCTGCGGGACCTCGGCTGCGACGACAACGCGGCGCGGAACCTGGTCCAGTACCTGACCGAACAGCGCGAGGCCACCGGCACGCTGCCGGACGACCGCACGATCGTGGTCGAGCGCTTTCGGGACGAGCTCGGGGACTGGCGCGTCTGCATCCACTCGCCGTTCGGCGCTCGGGTGCACGCGCCGTGGGCGCAAGCGATCGAGACCCGCGTCCGCGAACGGCTCGGCATCGAAGTGCAGACGATGTACACCGACGACGGGATCGTCGTGCGTCTGCCCGAGGCAGACGAGACCCCCGCGGCCGGCTCGATCATCATCGAGCCCGAGGAGATCGAAGAACTCGTCGTCGGTTCCGTCGGCTCGAGCGCCTTGTTCGCCGGGCGGTTCCGCGAATGCGCCGCGCGGGCGCTCCTGCTGCCGCGGCGCCGCCCCGGGCAGCGCACCCCGCTGTGGCAGCAACGCCAGCGCTCGGCCGACCTGCTGCAGGCGGCGAGCCGGTACGGGTCGTTCCCCATCCTGCTCGAGACCTACCGCGAGTGCCTCCAGGACGTGTTCGACCTCCCGGCGTTGCAAGAGCTGCTCCAGGCCATCGAGCGGCGCGAGATCCGCGTCGTCGAGGTCGACACCGCGATGCCGTCGCCGTTCGCGTCCTCGCTGCAGTTCGGCTACATCGCCGCCTTCATGTACGAGGGCGACGCGCCACTCGCCGAGCGCCGGGCGCAGGCGCTGTCGCTCGACCGCCAGGTGCTCGCCGAGCTCCTCGGCACCGCCGAGCTTCGCGAGCTGGTGGACCCCGGCGCGCTGGCCGATCTGGAGCTCGACCTTCAGCGGCTGAGCCCCGAACGTCGCATCCGCGACGCCGACGACCTCCACGACGCCCTTCGGGTGCTCGGGGACCTGACCGAAGACGAAGCCTCCGCCCGCGGCGCGACGCGCGCGATCATCGACGCGGTCGAGCGATCACGTCGGGCGCTGCGCGTCCGCGTCGCGGGCGAGGAGCGTCTCATCGCCGCGGAGGACGCGTCCCGGTACCGGGACGCGCTCGGCGTGGTGCCTCCCGCGGGGGTCCCCGAGGCGTTCCTCGAACCGGTCACCGACCCGCTCGCCGATCTGGTCGCTCGCTACGCCCGCACGCACGGGCCGTTCCTCGCCGTCGATGCCGCCGGCAGGCTCGGGCTGGGCGTGGCCGTCGTCGAGCAGACCCTGCGCCGGCTCGGCTCCCAAAGCCGCGTGCTCGAAGGCGCGTTCCGGCCGATGGCGTCCGGCCGCGAGTGGATCGACGCGGAGGTCCTCCGCGTCCTCCGACGCCGCTCGCTCGCCGCTTTCCGCAAAGAGGTGGAACCCGTCCCACCGGAAGCGCTTGCGCGGTTCTTGCCCGCCTGGCAGGACGTCGGGTCCGACCGGCGGGCGACCGTCGAGTCCGTGCTGACCGCCGTCGAACAGCTCCAGGGTGTCCTGGTGCCGGCCAGCGCTCTCGAGCGCTCGATCCTGCCGGCCCGGCTGAGCGGGTACTCGCCCGGCCTCCTCGACCAACTCTGTGCCTCCGGAGAGGTCGTGTGGGCCGGCGCGGGTGCGCTCGGGCCCGACGACGGCTGGATCACGCTGTGTCTCGCAGATCAGGCGTCCCTCTTGATCCCGCCGGTCGCGGCGGCAGACCTTTCGGGGACGGCGGTAGCGGTACAGGATGCTCTGCGCGAGCGGGGAGCGCTCTTCTTCCGTCAGATCGGCGAGGCGACCAGGTCCAGCGACGACACGGAGGTCGTGCTGGCCCTCTGGGAACTCGTCTGGGCTGGGATCGCGACGAACGACTCCCTCGCCGCATTGCGTGCCCTGCTCGCGGGAGGCGGCGTGTCGCGGAAGCCGGCGCGGCGGCGCGGCCATCGCGGCCCCGCCCTGCCTGCGCGCCTCGGTCCGCCGACCGCGGCCGGGCGCTGGAGCCTGCTGTCCGCACGCGAGCCCGACACCACCGTGCGACTCCACGCCGCCGCTCGAGCGCTCCTCGCGCGCCACGGGGTGCTCACCCGCGGCGCGGTCGCCTCCGAGCGGACCCAAGGAGGCTTCGCTGCGGTCTATCCGGTCCTCAAAGCGATGGAGGACGCCGGACGCTGCCGGCGGGGCTACTTCGTGGAGGGCCTCGGCGGAGCGCAATTCGCGCTTCCCGGCGCCGTCGACCGGATGCGCACAACCCCGGCGGCCGCGGAGCCGCATGCCGTTGTGCTCGCAGCCACCGACCCGGCGAACCCCTACGGCGCTGCCCTGGGATGGCCCGACTCGCCGGCGGAGAACGGCGGTCACCGAGCCGGGCGCAAGGCCGGCGCCTCCGTCGTATTTGTCGACGGTCTTCCGGCGCTCTACGTGGAGAAGGGCGGCCGTTCCCTGCTCGCGCAGACCGACGATCCCGCGGCTCTGGGAGCGGCCATGACCGCCCTGGCGGCTGCGGCTCGGGCCGGCACACTGGGGCCGCTCGCGATCGAGCGCGTCAATGGAGCTCCCCTGGTCTTCGACTCTCCGATCGGGAACGAGATGACGAAGGCCGGCTTCGTGCGCACGCCGAAGGGCCTTCGCTTGCGGGTCTGA
- a CDS encoding LLM class flavin-dependent oxidoreductase, which translates to MSKIGLQIPNFTFDAPDTELFGKVVEMAVAAEETGFDSVWVMDHFYQLPPLGGPERPMLEAYTLLGALGARTSRVRLGALVGGVTYRNPALVAKEATTLDVITGGRAILGLGAAWYDVEHDALGFDFPSAGERIDRLEEAAHICRSMFTEETPSFEGRYYRIREARNVPRPIQAGG; encoded by the coding sequence ATGAGCAAGATCGGGCTCCAGATCCCGAACTTCACGTTCGACGCGCCGGACACCGAACTGTTCGGCAAAGTGGTCGAGATGGCGGTCGCCGCGGAGGAGACCGGATTCGATTCGGTCTGGGTGATGGACCACTTCTACCAGCTGCCTCCGCTCGGCGGCCCCGAACGTCCGATGCTCGAGGCGTACACGCTCCTCGGTGCGCTCGGCGCGCGCACCTCGCGGGTGCGGCTGGGCGCGCTCGTCGGAGGAGTCACCTACCGGAACCCTGCGCTCGTCGCGAAGGAAGCGACCACGCTCGACGTGATCACGGGAGGACGCGCCATCCTTGGTCTCGGTGCGGCCTGGTACGACGTCGAGCACGACGCGCTCGGCTTCGACTTCCCTTCGGCCGGCGAACGGATCGACCGGCTGGAGGAGGCGGCGCACATCTGTCGCTCGATGTTCACCGAGGAGACGCCGTCGTTCGAAGGCCGGTACTACCGGATCCGCGAAGCGCGGAACGTGCCGCGGCCGATCCAAGCCGGCGGAG
- a CDS encoding AhpC/TSA family protein: MHCRQHVAQLRDAYDEIKKTGADVVAIGTGNQRYARGFVEEESIPFPVLVDDDAVAAKTASVKRGSAWNVLGPKTYRASMRTRRAGYKVHMAGKRVFQLGATFVVGPGDTVRYEHIDVTTVDHAPIEEVFAALTDRDLERG, encoded by the coding sequence CTGCACTGCCGGCAGCATGTCGCGCAGTTGCGCGACGCTTACGACGAGATCAAGAAGACGGGCGCCGACGTGGTCGCGATCGGCACGGGTAACCAACGCTACGCGCGCGGGTTCGTCGAGGAAGAGAGCATCCCTTTCCCGGTTCTCGTCGATGACGATGCCGTCGCGGCGAAGACGGCGAGCGTCAAGCGCGGGAGCGCGTGGAACGTGCTCGGCCCGAAGACGTACCGCGCCTCGATGCGGACGCGTCGTGCGGGATACAAGGTTCACATGGCCGGGAAGCGTGTGTTCCAGCTCGGCGCGACCTTCGTCGTCGGGCCGGGCGACACCGTCCGGTACGAGCACATCGATGTGACGACCGTGGACCACGCGCCGATCGAAGAGGTGTTCGCAGCCCTGACCGATCGCGACCTCGAACGCGGCTGA
- a CDS encoding sigma-70 family RNA polymerase sigma factor, translated as MSGPLGAVTDAGAPDEGGAVGEVEVVALVDRAREGDPEAFAALYDRYVERVYRFVVYRVQGDSALAEDITSEVFLRALRKIKGFQWQGRDVGAWFLTIARNLVLDHFKSGRARLEMLGIETPISDDRVVDAEDAALARVSQQDLYRAIKQLGSEQQEVIYWRFLQGYSVAESAAAMGKTDGAIKALQYRAVKALYKLVVVGEDA; from the coding sequence ATGAGCGGACCCCTCGGTGCGGTTACCGACGCCGGTGCCCCAGATGAGGGGGGCGCCGTAGGTGAGGTCGAGGTCGTCGCCCTCGTCGACCGAGCCCGCGAAGGGGATCCGGAGGCTTTCGCGGCCCTTTACGACCGTTACGTCGAACGGGTGTATCGCTTCGTCGTCTACCGGGTTCAAGGGGACTCCGCCCTCGCCGAGGACATCACATCCGAGGTCTTCCTTCGGGCCCTCCGCAAGATAAAGGGCTTCCAGTGGCAGGGCCGCGACGTCGGGGCTTGGTTCCTGACGATCGCTCGGAACCTCGTCTTGGACCACTTCAAGTCGGGGCGGGCTCGCCTGGAGATGCTCGGCATCGAGACGCCGATCAGCGACGACCGCGTCGTCGACGCGGAGGATGCGGCTCTCGCCCGGGTTTCCCAGCAAGACCTCTACAGGGCCATCAAGCAACTGGGCAGCGAACAGCAAGAGGTCATCTACTGGCGCTTCCTCCAGGGCTACTCCGTGGCCGAGAGCGCGGCGGCCATGGGCAAGACGGATGGGGCGATAAAGGCGTTGCAGTACAGAGCGGTCAAAGCGCTCTACAAGCTGGTCGTGGTGGGCGAAGATGCGTAG
- a CDS encoding response regulator transcription factor, protein MTIRVMVVDDTEHVREMLATMLELDGFDVVAKVAGGAEAIAAVERSDPHVVVMDYKMPGMDGLTATRRLRELAPAVPVILYTAYIDDALEAAAREAGAALCLGKVEGLEQLERQISEMCIELMG, encoded by the coding sequence GTGACGATCCGCGTCATGGTCGTCGACGACACCGAACACGTCCGGGAGATGCTCGCGACGATGCTCGAGCTGGACGGGTTCGATGTGGTCGCCAAGGTCGCGGGGGGCGCCGAAGCCATCGCCGCGGTCGAACGAAGCGATCCGCACGTCGTCGTGATGGACTACAAGATGCCGGGTATGGACGGGCTCACCGCGACGCGGAGGCTCCGAGAGCTCGCCCCGGCGGTTCCGGTGATCCTGTACACGGCATACATCGACGACGCTCTCGAAGCCGCCGCTCGCGAGGCCGGGGCAGCGCTCTGTCTGGGCAAGGTAGAAGGTCTCGAGCAACTGGAGCGGCAGATCTCCGAGATGTGCATCGAGCTGATGGGCTGA